One segment of Oreochromis niloticus isolate F11D_XX linkage group LG8, O_niloticus_UMD_NMBU, whole genome shotgun sequence DNA contains the following:
- the LOC109203249 gene encoding uncharacterized protein LOC109203249 isoform X1 → MPQPYQCSKCGRRTFSLTKLIQHIGLIHSHDANFDITCGLSDCCSSFKKYESFRRHVYRKHREQVLCPHKDLDENEQEVVSPHPNEFANDITENIETPPSWDEFLINFRDSLFKFILKCREKNSLPVSVQEEIVEDVNFLMCFFKENYDAFIAYHLEKMGLDVSLCPELKNVLHSNEFFEKASTAIRSPYLVKEHCKSKLNMTEPVHCKLRDSVGHTVGSYSYVPVDKVLKNYLSHEDIQDHIFSSGNSETDEFLTDYSDGEIFRHHQFFKDNPNALRLHFYEDEFEVLNPLGSKRSKHKLSAFYYTVGNLDKRYTSQQRHIHLALLVRYSFVKRCGWHVILKPLLDDLEKLSTDGFTFTIDETEHTIHAALATLSCDNLSAHMIGGFSMSFNTGRICRYCMASYEDMKQSFEEESFVLRTSEVHQYHLARIQEFPDDKTIYGVNSSCPFDRLSYFSVTQALPPDVMHDLLEGVVPLVMKLVICKAHTEKHITIREINEELQKIPIGQNDKTNKPVQLSERLQSVGIVGSASQKWCLFRLLPFLMADRVPPNCKYWHVFLLCREITEIVMAKKVRKENILLLKLLVHEFLTKLKSVFGDVITPKCHYLIHYARLIEMFGPLRLLWCMRFESKHQYFKTLSRNCRNFMNIATTLSNRHQFRQCWEFSNKSLLGEFENVFGKSVTTPFLSLPLELQQALTVYCGFSEVDSAKKAFQRVSEVIVNSVKYCVRDVFVIDVLHSEKIPLFWQIKYIFNIDTMWIFCGKILIPLLYDNHFHSYSVRVDSEWTLLKPGQEIDVAAYDTYSVDNSLYVTVKQCI, encoded by the exons ATGCCTCAGCCATATCAGTGCTCCAAATGTGGCAGAAGAACCTTTAGTTTGACAAAGCTTATTCAGCACATAGGACTTATTCATTCCCATGACGCCAATTTTGATATAACTTGTGGACTCAGTGACTGCTGTTCTTCCTTCAAAAAATATGAATCTTTCAGACGACATGTGTATAGGAAACACAGAGAACAGGTGTTGTGTCCCCATAAAGACTTAGATGAAAATGAGCAGGAGGTAGTCAGTCCACACCCAAATGAATTTGCAAATGACATAACTGAAAATATTGAAACCCCTCCATCCTGGGATGAATTTTTGATAAATTTCAGAGACAGTCTTTTCaag TTCATTCTTAAGTGCAGAGAGAAAAATTCTTTACCAGTCTCTGTTCAGGAAGAAATTGTGGAAGACGTAAATTTTCTGATGTGTTTTTTCAAGGAGAACTACGATGCTTTTATAGCATATCATTTAGAGAAAATGGGTCTTGACGTGTCTTTGTGTCCAGAGCTTAAAAATGTCCTGCATTCAAATGAATTTTTTGAGAAGGCTTCAACAGCTATTCGATCTCCTTATTTGGTCAAAGAACATTGCAAATCAAAGCTCAACATGACAGAGCCTGTTCATTGCAAATTAAGAGACTCTGTGGGTCATACAGTTGGCTCGTATTCATATGTGCCTGTTGATAAGGTGCTAAAAAATTATCTTTCTCATGAAGATATACAAGATCACATTTTTTCAAGTGGCAATTCGGAAACTGATGAATTTCTAACAGATTACTCTGATGGAGAAATCTTCAGACATCATCAATTCTTCAAGGATAACCCAAATGCACTGCGACTCCATTTTTATGAGGATGAATTTGAAGTACTTAATCCCCTAGGATCTAAACGATCCAAACACAAACTTAGTGCATTTTATTACACTGTAGGCAATTTGGACAAAAGGTACACTTCTCAGCAGAGACACATTCATCTAGCGTTATTGGTACGCTATTCTTTCGTTAAGCGGTGTGGTTGGCATGTTATCCTTAAACCTTTGCTTGATGATTTGGAAAAACTTTCCACTGATGGCTTTACTTTTACCATTGATGAAACTGAACACACTATTCATGCTGCTCTTGCAACTTTATCTTGTGATAATTTATCAGCTCACATGATTGGTGGTTTTTCTATGTCATTTAACACTGGTAGAATTTGTCGGTATTGCATGGCTTCTTATGAAGATATGAAACAATCCTTTGAGGAAGAAAgctttgttttaagaacatcaGAGGTTCACCAGTATCATCTTGCACGAATCCAAGAATTTCCGGATGATAAAACAATATATGGTGTAAATAGTTCATGTCCTTTTGACAGACTGAGTTATTTCAGTGTTACGCAAGCTTTACCACCTGATGTAATGCATGATCTGTTGGAAGGTGTAGTTCCTCTAGTTATGAAACTAGTGATTTGTAAAGCCCACACTGAGAAGCATATTACAATTAGAGAGATCAATGAAGAATTGCAAAAAATTCCCATTGGTCAGaatgacaaaacaaacaaaccagtaCAGTTATCAGAGAGACTTCAGAGTGTTGGTATTGTTGGATCAGCATCTCAAAAGTGGTGCCTGTTCAGATTGCTGCCATTTCTGATGGCAGACCGTGTGCCACCTAATTGTAAATATTGGCATGTTTTTCTTCTATGTCGTGAAATAACAGAGATTGTAATGGCTAAAAAAGTGCGAAAAGAGAATATTTTATTGTTGAAGTTGCTTGTCCATGAGTTTCTCACAAAACTGAAAAGTGTATTTGGGGATGTAATTACACCAAAGTGTCATTATTTAATCCACTATGCAAGACTGATTGAAATGTTCGGCCCTCTACGTTTGTTATGGTGTATGAGATTTGAAAGTAAGCACCAGTATTTCAAAACGTTGTCCCGCAATTGTAGAAATTTTATGAACATTGCTACAACTTTGAGCAACAGACATCAGTTCAGACAGTGCTGGGAGTTTTCTAACAAAAGTTTACTTGGtgaatttgaaaatgtttttggaaAAAGTGTGACTACACCATTTTTGTCATTACCACTGGAACTGCAACAAGCACTGACAGTCTATTGTGGCTTTTCTGAAGTTGATAGTGCTAAGAAAGCTTTCCAGCGTGTGTCAGAAGTAATTGTGAACAGTGTCAAATACTGTGTAAGAGATGTGTTTGTCATTGATGTACTGCATTCAGAGAAGATTCCTCTGTTCTGGCAAATTAAGTACATATTTAATATTGACACAATGTGGATCTTTTGTGGAAAAATTCTCATTCCTCTGTTATATGACAACCATTTTCATTCATACAGTGTTAGAGTTGATAGTGAATGGACGTTGCTAAAACCTGGACAGGAAATTGATGTTGCAGCTTATGACACATACTCTGTTGATAACAGTTTGTATGTAACAGTTAAGCAATGTATTTAA
- the LOC109203249 gene encoding sterile alpha motif domain-containing protein 3 isoform X2: MKYPFLKDCEGNGYGPCIQGEDLLSIDAHLKVLQCQYQKMQPDTMVVHNRMQQTFAWRQKEIADGMPVEDVLKKYPFLGMPTGLCNELGWIQPTTGNVSQRFREGLSCVAAKVIDLTRGKTPLYQLYLDAREEALTDDLPDLDTRAALLFLPYVFKEKLDLFVILGEVHPKTPYPTVQLLHEDWKPVFSRSAPNIVKLDGSEVCRTSCIFEGIISSFCLYFVFNLAYPKHLKNTLIFLQKYIVKIDEGEDRPLPITVTRQINLLY; the protein is encoded by the exons ATGAAGTATCCTTTCCTCAAGGATTGTGAGGGAAATGGTTAT GGACCATGCATCCAAGGAGAGGATTTATTATCCATAGACGCCCACTTAAAGGTCTTACAGTGCCAATATCAGAAGATGCAACCAGATACCATGGTGGTTCATAACCGTATGCAGCAAACGTTTGCTTGGCGGCAAAAAGAAATTGCAGATGGTATGCCTGTGGAGGATGTGTTGAAGAAGTACCCCTTCTTAGGGATGCCTACTGGT CTGTGCAACGAACTCGGGTGGATCCAACCAACAACGGGTAATGTAAGCCAGCGATTTCGTGAAGGGCTCTCATGTGTTGCAGCAAAGGTGATTGACCTTACACGAGGGAAAACCCCACTGTACCAGCTCTACCTTGATGCAAGAGAGGAGGCTCTCACTGATGACCTACCag atctTGACACAAGGGCTGCACTTTTATTCCTGCCATACGTCTTCAAGGAGAAACTGGATCTCTTTGTCATACTTGGAGAG GTTCATCCTAAAACCCCCTATCCAACTGTTCAGCTACTTCATGAAGACTGGAAACCAGTGTTCTCCAGAAGCGCTCCAAACATTGTGAAGTTGGATGGCAGTGAAGTGTGCAGAACCTCGTGTATTTTTGAAGGAATCATCTCTTCTTTCTGCTTGTATTTTGTCTTCAACCTTGCTTACCCAAAACATCTGAAGAACACCCTGATTTTTCTCCAAAAGTACATTGTGAAAATAGATGAGGGTGAGGACCGGCCTCTGCCAATCACAGTCACCAGACAAATAAATCTTCTGTATTGA